Within the Halobaculum limi genome, the region ACGTCGACGACGGCGTCGGCCAGTTCGTAGTAGAAGGGTTCGACCTCGAACTCGAAGTCGGGCCAAGAGGTGGAGACGTTGGCGAGGTTGTCAGAGAGGATGTTCGCGGCAGTGATCAGCATCGACTCCTGGGCGTCCCAGCCGTCTTTCGCACGGCCGGTTCGCGAAGCACGGGAGAACGCCTTGTCGAGGAGTTCCTCCGCGCGGGGAGTCGTGGGGAGGTCTTCGAACGTCATAGTCAGTTGGCTGGACATTGACGACGACCGCGTATAAGCCCGTTCGTTCGGGTTTCGGCGCGTCTGTGCGGCGTTCACAGTGGGATCGGCCGCGAATCCGACGACGGCATCGGGCGGCGGCGCTCCGTGCGGGCGTTCCACCCGAAATGAGGGGTCGCGGCGGGGCCTGAAACACAACGACACGCACGCCTCGGCCCCCGTCCCCGTAACAGCACCTTTATCAAGCGCACGCGGCGAAGTTCCAACGAGATTACTCTCGGAGGCCCATGGTGACGGAGAAAACACAACCGGAGGTGAACATCGGACTCGTCGGTCACGTCGACCACGGGAAGACGACGCTCGTTCAAGCGTTGTCTGGCGACTGGACCGACCAGCACAGCGAGGAGATGAAACGCGGTATCTCCATCAGACTGGGGTACGCCGACGCGACGTTGCGTCGGTGCCCAGAGTGCGACGAGCCCGAGTGTTACACTGTCGAGGAGACGTGCCCGGAGCACGACGTCGAGACCGAGGTCCTACGGACCGTCTCGTTCGTCGACGCACCGGGCCACGAGACGCTGATGGCGACGATGCTGTCCGGCGCGTCCATTATGGACGGCGCCGTGTTGGTCGTGAGCGCCACCGAAGACGTGCCGCAGGCGCAGACCGAAGAGCACCTTATGGCGCTCGACATCATCGGCATCGAGAACATCGTCATCGCACAGAACAAGGTCGACCTCGTCGACGACGAGCGTGCCCGCGACAACTACGAGCAGATCCAGGAGTTCGTCGAGGGCACCGTCGCAGAGGACGCCCCGGTCGTCCCCGTCAGCGCCCAGCAGGGCGTCAACGTGGACCTGGTCATTCAGGCGCTGGAGGAGAACATCCCGACGCCCGAGCGCGACGAGTCGCTCCCGGCGCGGATGTACACCGCCCGCTCGTTCGACATCAACCGCCCCGGCACGAAGGCGAAGGACCTGCTGGGCGGCGTCATCGGCGGGTCGCTCGCACAGGGCACCCTCTCGAAAGGCGACGAGATCGAACTGCGCCCCGGCCGCGAGGTCGAGGAGGGCGGCTCCTCGGAGTACCACTCCATCGAGACCTCCGTGCGCTCGCTGCAGGCGGGCGGCAACCCCGCCGACGAAGTCGGCCCGGGTGGACTGCTCGGCGTCGGGACGGGACTGGACCCCAGCCTGACGAAGGGTGACGCGCTCGCAGGACAGGTCGCCGGGAAACCGGGGACGCTCCCGCC harbors:
- a CDS encoding translation initiation factor IF-2 subunit gamma — protein: MVTEKTQPEVNIGLVGHVDHGKTTLVQALSGDWTDQHSEEMKRGISIRLGYADATLRRCPECDEPECYTVEETCPEHDVETEVLRTVSFVDAPGHETLMATMLSGASIMDGAVLVVSATEDVPQAQTEEHLMALDIIGIENIVIAQNKVDLVDDERARDNYEQIQEFVEGTVAEDAPVVPVSAQQGVNVDLVIQALEENIPTPERDESLPARMYTARSFDINRPGTKAKDLLGGVIGGSLAQGTLSKGDEIELRPGREVEEGGSSEYHSIETSVRSLQAGGNPADEVGPGGLLGVGTGLDPSLTKGDALAGQVAGKPGTLPPTRNGFEMEVELLDRVVGEGEVEEISTGEPLMLTVGTATTVGAVTSARDDECEVNLKRPVCADEGAKIAINRRMGARWRLIGVGTLRE